In Xanthomonas theicola, a single genomic region encodes these proteins:
- a CDS encoding TonB-dependent receptor domain-containing protein, giving the protein MLRPSRLLLASAVLAALASTAQAQSAADEARVAPTRATTLDKVSVVGSQIQGGSAATALQVTSLDRQQVDATGATGGDELYRTIPQMGDVSFNPSNGANSSNFSRGDVGSVDLRGLGVGNTLVLLNGRRTVAHPGSQADDNLVPVLTYNANAIPVAGLSRVEVLRDGASAIYGSDAVGGVVDNVLQDNLLGGWLEFRYGGAEGARLRQRDVSGAYGWDVGDGRGNVSVFLNQTRHSDLPASDLDDAASSDKRPLFDGTRFAGASSLDMRSTLSAWADLAVPASFGRVTGEGVALTSASGAFHIQPGTNAGCATPLPGGLCLDDGTRTTAGADRNLRYDSATYPLSLLPSLVRRNVFATGHYALNDDVEAYGELGWYQADTRALQNPVFTIGPTKVTIPASNYWNPFGATTLPDGSVNPNRLSGLDIPDEGLPVRLTNYRFMDLGPTLVKVGNTQARVLGGLRGHWKGWNWDSALLSSRAEVVDRQDGISSTALQRQLALSTPDAYNPFNGGDLAAPSTGGDTTPSRHAALDAIRVMSTRRSRATLALGDFKLSRTDLLHLPGGDMGAAAGIEFRRETQLDDRDARVDGRIGFVDAVTGEVQTADLFGVSPTPDVRGARNVWSAYVELAAPLVSPEMDIPLVRSLDVQLAGRFERYSDFGNVAKPKVAMAWELADGVRVRGSWSQGFRAPNLEQVNASLVTRGNTRTDWVLCEADLRAGRIASFSNCSRSGVATAQRSGNPDLDPEESTSWTAGLLWTPRSERFGGVSFSADYWKVKQTGIIGLFGEGNALILDYLLRTRGSSNPNVVRAAPTADDIAAIAGTGLDPVGTVVYVKDQYVNLRPQTVRGLDFNASWRLAAERTGTFDIDLSATRLLAFHRAPSPEIAALIAARDGGQINAGTTITGGGDLIGQNGTPEWKGSGSLTWQYGRFTTGAFVQYIDAVDDTGLIDSNGRPWRVDATTTGHLYVQYAFGRDPASGTRVRLGVRNLTDETPPLAASASGYLGSLYEPYGRYWYASVRHAF; this is encoded by the coding sequence ATGTTGCGTCCGTCGCGCCTGTTGCTGGCTTCCGCCGTTCTCGCCGCTCTCGCCAGTACCGCACAGGCACAATCGGCGGCCGATGAGGCGCGCGTCGCGCCGACCAGGGCCACCACGCTGGACAAGGTGAGCGTGGTCGGCAGCCAGATCCAGGGTGGCTCGGCCGCCACTGCGCTGCAGGTGACCTCGCTGGACCGCCAGCAGGTGGATGCCACCGGCGCGACCGGCGGCGACGAACTGTACCGCACCATCCCGCAGATGGGCGATGTCTCGTTCAACCCGTCCAATGGCGCCAACAGCAGCAATTTCTCGCGTGGCGACGTCGGCTCGGTCGACCTGCGCGGCCTGGGCGTCGGCAACACGCTGGTGCTGTTGAACGGGCGCCGCACCGTAGCGCACCCGGGCAGCCAGGCCGACGACAACCTGGTGCCGGTGCTGACCTACAACGCCAACGCGATCCCGGTGGCGGGCCTGTCGCGCGTGGAAGTGCTGCGCGATGGCGCCTCGGCCATCTACGGCTCCGACGCCGTCGGCGGCGTGGTCGACAACGTGCTGCAGGACAACCTGCTCGGTGGTTGGCTGGAGTTCCGCTACGGTGGTGCGGAAGGCGCCCGCCTGCGCCAGCGCGATGTCAGCGGCGCCTACGGATGGGATGTCGGCGACGGCCGCGGCAATGTCTCGGTGTTCCTCAACCAGACCCGGCACAGCGACCTGCCCGCCAGCGACCTGGATGACGCCGCCTCCAGCGACAAGCGCCCGCTGTTCGACGGCACCCGCTTCGCCGGCGCCAGCAGCCTGGACATGCGCAGCACGCTCAGCGCTTGGGCCGACCTGGCCGTGCCGGCCTCGTTCGGTCGCGTCACCGGTGAGGGCGTGGCGCTGACCAGCGCGTCCGGCGCATTCCACATCCAGCCCGGGACCAACGCCGGCTGTGCGACGCCGCTGCCGGGCGGCCTGTGCCTGGACGACGGCACCCGCACCACGGCGGGCGCCGACCGCAACCTGCGCTACGACAGCGCAACGTATCCGCTCTCGCTGCTGCCTTCGCTGGTACGCCGCAATGTCTTTGCGACCGGCCACTATGCGCTCAACGATGATGTGGAAGCCTACGGTGAACTCGGCTGGTACCAGGCCGACACGCGCGCGCTGCAAAACCCGGTGTTCACCATCGGCCCGACCAAGGTGACGATCCCGGCCAGCAACTACTGGAATCCGTTCGGCGCCACCACGCTGCCCGACGGCAGCGTGAATCCCAACCGCCTGTCGGGGCTGGACATCCCCGATGAAGGCCTGCCGGTCAGGTTGACCAATTACCGCTTCATGGACCTTGGCCCGACCCTGGTGAAGGTGGGAAACACCCAGGCCCGTGTGCTTGGCGGGCTGCGCGGCCACTGGAAGGGATGGAATTGGGACAGCGCGCTACTGTCCTCGCGGGCCGAAGTGGTCGACCGCCAGGACGGCATCAGCTCCACCGCGCTGCAGCGGCAACTGGCGCTGTCCACGCCCGATGCCTACAACCCGTTCAACGGCGGCGACCTGGCAGCGCCTTCTACCGGCGGCGACACCACGCCCAGCCGCCATGCGGCCCTGGACGCGATCCGGGTGATGTCCACCCGCCGCAGCCGCGCCACGCTCGCGCTGGGCGATTTCAAGCTCTCGCGTACCGACCTGCTGCACCTGCCTGGCGGTGACATGGGCGCGGCGGCCGGCATCGAATTCCGCCGCGAAACCCAGCTGGATGATCGCGACGCGCGGGTGGACGGCCGCATCGGTTTCGTCGATGCGGTGACCGGCGAGGTGCAGACGGCCGACCTGTTCGGCGTCAGTCCCACGCCGGACGTACGTGGCGCGCGCAACGTCTGGTCGGCCTATGTCGAGCTGGCCGCACCGCTGGTGTCGCCGGAGATGGACATCCCGCTGGTGCGTTCGCTGGATGTGCAACTGGCCGGTCGCTTCGAGCGCTACAGCGACTTCGGCAACGTCGCCAAGCCCAAGGTGGCGATGGCGTGGGAACTGGCCGATGGCGTCCGCGTCCGCGGATCGTGGTCGCAAGGCTTCCGCGCGCCGAACCTGGAGCAGGTCAACGCCAGCCTGGTCACGCGCGGCAACACGCGCACCGACTGGGTGCTGTGCGAGGCCGACCTGCGTGCCGGCCGCATCGCGTCGTTCTCCAACTGCTCGCGCAGCGGCGTGGCCACCGCACAGCGGTCGGGCAACCCGGACCTGGACCCGGAGGAGTCCACCTCGTGGACCGCGGGCCTGCTGTGGACGCCGCGCAGTGAACGCTTCGGCGGCGTCTCCTTCAGCGCCGACTACTGGAAAGTGAAGCAGACCGGCATCATCGGCCTGTTCGGCGAAGGCAACGCGCTGATCCTCGACTACCTGTTGCGCACCCGGGGCAGCAGCAATCCGAACGTGGTCCGCGCGGCCCCCACCGCCGATGACATCGCAGCGATCGCCGGCACAGGGTTGGATCCGGTCGGCACCGTCGTCTACGTCAAGGACCAGTACGTGAACCTGCGCCCGCAGACCGTGCGCGGGCTGGACTTCAACGCCAGCTGGCGGCTGGCCGCCGAGCGTACAGGCACGTTCGACATCGACCTGTCGGCCACCCGGCTGCTGGCGTTCCATCGCGCCCCTTCGCCGGAGATCGCGGCGCTGATCGCCGCCCGCGACGGCGGGCAGATCAATGCCGGTACCACCATCACCGGGGGCGGCGACCTGATCGGCCAGAACGGCACGCCCGAATGGAAGGGTTCGGGTTCGCTCACCTGGCAGTACGGCAGGTTCACCACCGGCGCCTTCGTGCAGTACATCGATGCAGTGGATGACACGGGTCTGATCGACAGCAACGGGCGTCCGTGGCGCGTCGATGCGACCACCACCGGCCACCTATACGTGCAGTACGCATTCGGGCGCGATCCGGCGTCCGGCACGCGCGTGCGCCTGGGCGTGCGCAACCTGACCGATGAAACCCCGCCGCTGGCCGCATCCGCGTCCGGCTATCTGGGTTCGCTGTATGAACCCTATGGCCGCTACTGGTACGCCAGCGTCCGCCATGCCTTCTGA
- a CDS encoding OPT family oligopeptide transporter, with protein sequence MNNAAAPRQLTFRAVVLAIVLAVVLSAANAYLGLFAGLTIATAIPAAVVSMGVLRLLGGGTILENNIVQTGASAGSSIAAGVIFTIPALVIMGYWPDFKYWWVLGIAGMGGLLGVLFSVPLRRSMIVEEPLPFPEGKAAAEVLKAGDNPGPGLKILALSATIGGLVKLAAASGLRVIPDTWAQATYLGSSKLVGYVGTNLSPALLGVGYIIGLNVGIVVLSGSILSWHIAIPLYQQFFMGSDPALAQSLASAPAAEAAFGIWAAKVRYLGVGAMLIGGVWTLFSLRKSLLSGVRSGFAAARKSTAGTVVVETDRDLPMKWMLVALLLCTLPLLGLYQAIVGQWHVSIPMTLIMIVAGFLFVSVSGYLAGLIGSSNNPVSGITISTILFASAVLVLLLGRDSSIGAVAAIMIGAVVCCAAAVGGDNLQDLKAGYLVGATPWKQQLMLAIGAFSCALIMAPVLNLLAQAYGIGAATPEHPNSLAAPQATLMASVAKGLFGGELPWTMIAIGAGVGAAIIVLDEWLKRTGKRFRVPVLAAAIGIYLPLELMVPIFIGGLITYLVERVHRIRADDEEGRDRVHRPGTLFAAGLITGEALMGIAIAVPIVASGHADVLALPAAFHLNQWYGLALLAFVGWLLYRTGDKGEPTAPPSA encoded by the coding sequence ATGAACAACGCTGCTGCGCCGCGCCAGCTCACTTTCCGCGCGGTCGTGCTGGCGATCGTGCTGGCCGTCGTGCTGTCGGCCGCCAACGCCTACCTGGGGCTGTTCGCCGGCCTGACCATCGCCACCGCGATCCCGGCGGCGGTGGTGTCGATGGGCGTGCTGCGTCTGCTCGGCGGCGGCACCATCCTGGAGAACAACATCGTGCAGACCGGCGCCTCGGCCGGTTCGTCGATCGCCGCGGGGGTGATCTTCACCATCCCGGCGCTGGTGATCATGGGCTACTGGCCGGACTTCAAGTACTGGTGGGTGCTCGGCATCGCCGGCATGGGCGGCCTGCTCGGGGTGCTGTTCTCGGTGCCGCTGCGGCGCTCGATGATCGTCGAGGAGCCGCTGCCGTTCCCCGAGGGCAAGGCCGCGGCCGAAGTGCTCAAGGCCGGCGACAATCCCGGGCCGGGGCTGAAGATCCTGGCGCTGTCGGCGACCATCGGCGGCTTGGTCAAGCTGGCTGCGGCCAGCGGCCTGCGGGTGATCCCCGATACCTGGGCGCAGGCCACCTACCTGGGCAGCAGCAAGCTGGTCGGCTACGTCGGCACCAACCTGTCGCCGGCGCTGCTCGGGGTGGGTTACATCATCGGGCTCAACGTCGGCATCGTGGTGCTGTCCGGTTCGATCTTGTCCTGGCACATCGCCATCCCGCTGTACCAGCAGTTCTTCATGGGCTCGGACCCGGCGCTGGCGCAGAGCCTGGCCAGCGCGCCGGCGGCCGAGGCGGCGTTCGGCATCTGGGCGGCCAAGGTGCGCTACCTGGGCGTCGGCGCGATGCTGATCGGCGGCGTGTGGACGCTGTTCTCGCTGCGCAAGTCACTGCTGTCCGGGGTCAGGAGCGGCTTTGCCGCCGCGCGCAAGAGCACCGCCGGCACGGTGGTCGTCGAGACCGACCGCGACCTGCCGATGAAGTGGATGCTGGTGGCGCTGCTGCTGTGCACGTTGCCGCTGCTGGGCCTGTACCAGGCGATCGTCGGCCAGTGGCACGTCAGCATCCCGATGACCCTCATCATGATCGTCGCCGGCTTCCTGTTCGTGTCGGTGTCCGGCTACCTGGCCGGCCTGATCGGCTCGTCGAACAATCCGGTGTCGGGCATCACCATCTCCACCATCCTGTTCGCCTCGGCGGTGCTGGTGCTGCTGCTCGGGCGCGACTCGTCGATCGGCGCGGTCGCCGCGATCATGATCGGTGCGGTGGTGTGCTGCGCAGCGGCGGTGGGCGGCGACAACCTGCAGGATCTGAAGGCCGGCTACCTGGTCGGCGCCACGCCGTGGAAGCAACAGCTGATGCTGGCCATCGGCGCGTTCTCGTGCGCACTGATCATGGCCCCGGTGCTGAACCTGCTGGCCCAGGCCTACGGCATCGGCGCGGCGACGCCGGAGCATCCGAACTCGCTGGCGGCGCCGCAGGCGACGCTGATGGCCTCGGTGGCCAAGGGCCTGTTCGGCGGTGAGCTGCCGTGGACGATGATCGCCATCGGCGCCGGCGTCGGCGCGGCGATCATCGTCCTGGACGAGTGGCTCAAGCGCACCGGCAAGCGCTTCCGCGTGCCGGTGCTGGCCGCGGCGATCGGCATCTACCTGCCGCTGGAACTGATGGTGCCGATCTTCATCGGCGGCCTGATCACCTATCTGGTCGAGCGCGTCCACAGGATACGCGCCGACGACGAGGAAGGCCGCGACCGCGTGCACCGTCCGGGCACGCTGTTCGCCGCCGGCCTGATCACCGGCGAGGCGCTGATGGGCATCGCCATCGCCGTGCCGATCGTGGCCTCGGGCCACGCCGACGTGCTGGCGTTGCCTGCGGCATTCCATCTGAACCAGTGGTACGGCCTGGCGTTGCTGGCCTTCGTCGGTTGGCTGCTGTACCGCACCGGCGACAAGGGCGAACCGACCGCGCCGCCGTCTGCGTAA
- a CDS encoding alpha/beta hydrolase family protein — protein MTLRHALLPLCLLTALPALAATRGFDVRDLVALDRVSSPLLTPDGGTVIFAKRQMDKASDKASTGLWLRNLRTRDAAPPKRLTPDGWNVNSPELSADGQTVYFLSAKSGRQQLYALPLAGGAPRQLTDVALDMDSYHVAPQGDRVAFSAGVFQDCGSDLGCTQKRLDAKKNAKASGVVFDQLFVRHWDTWNDGRRNSLFVAPLPAGAKAKPVVGASAISATLIGDIPSKPFGGGEDYAWAPDGRSLVASVRVAGREEPWSTNFDLYRLDAAGKAAPVNLTAANPAWDAGPVFSADGKTLYYRAMKRPGFEADRFGLMAMDLASGKTREIAPQWDRSAGEIVLSADGATVYTTADDLGQHPLFAVETASGKVRTVVDGGSVGAPVLAGSTLAFTRNSLKSGNQVFVADADGQHPRAITASTGEQLPDVAFGDYEQFQFKGWNDETVHGYVVKPWNYQEGKTYPVAFLIHGGPQGSFGNGWGYRWNPQTYAGQGYAVVMIDFHGSTGYGQAFTDAISRHWGDRPLEDLQKGWAAAQQRYTFLDGDKACALGASYGGYMVYWMAGNWNQPWKCLVDHDGVFDNRMMGYATEELWFSEWENGGTPWQNPAGYETFNPVLHVDKWKVPMLVIHGQQDFRIPVEQGLAAFSALQRKGIASKFLYFPDENHWVLKPQNSILWHDTVNGWLKQHIGQ, from the coding sequence ATGACCCTGCGCCATGCCTTGCTGCCCCTGTGCCTGCTGACTGCGTTGCCCGCGCTGGCGGCGACCCGCGGTTTCGACGTCCGCGACCTGGTGGCGCTGGACCGGGTGTCCTCGCCGCTGCTGACCCCGGACGGCGGCACCGTCATCTTCGCCAAGCGGCAGATGGACAAGGCCAGCGACAAGGCCAGCACCGGGCTGTGGCTGCGCAACCTGCGCACCCGCGATGCGGCGCCGCCGAAGCGGCTGACCCCGGACGGCTGGAACGTCAATTCGCCGGAGCTGTCGGCCGACGGCCAGACCGTGTACTTCCTCAGCGCCAAGTCCGGCCGCCAGCAGCTGTACGCGCTGCCGCTGGCCGGCGGCGCGCCGCGCCAGCTCACCGATGTCGCGCTGGACATGGACAGCTACCACGTCGCCCCGCAGGGCGACCGCGTCGCCTTCAGCGCCGGTGTGTTCCAGGATTGCGGCTCGGACCTGGGCTGCACGCAGAAGCGCCTGGACGCGAAGAAGAACGCCAAGGCCAGCGGCGTGGTGTTCGACCAGTTGTTCGTGCGCCATTGGGACACCTGGAACGACGGCCGCCGCAACAGCCTGTTCGTGGCGCCGCTGCCTGCCGGCGCGAAGGCTAAGCCGGTGGTCGGCGCCTCGGCGATCAGCGCCACCCTGATTGGCGACATCCCGTCCAAGCCATTCGGCGGCGGCGAGGACTATGCCTGGGCGCCGGACGGGCGCTCGCTGGTGGCCAGCGTGCGCGTGGCCGGGCGCGAGGAGCCGTGGTCGACCAACTTCGACCTGTACCGGCTGGACGCGGCCGGCAAGGCGGCGCCGGTCAACCTGACCGCGGCCAACCCGGCCTGGGACGCCGGCCCGGTGTTCTCCGCCGACGGCAAGACCCTGTACTACCGCGCGATGAAGCGTCCGGGTTTCGAGGCCGACCGCTTCGGCCTGATGGCGATGGACCTGGCCAGCGGCAAGACCCGCGAGATCGCGCCGCAGTGGGACCGCTCGGCCGGCGAGATCGTGCTCTCGGCCGATGGCGCCACCGTGTACACCACCGCCGACGACCTCGGCCAGCATCCGCTGTTCGCGGTGGAGACCGCCAGCGGCAAGGTCCGCACCGTGGTCGATGGCGGCAGCGTCGGGGCGCCGGTGCTGGCCGGCAGCACACTGGCGTTCACCCGCAACAGCCTCAAGAGCGGCAACCAGGTGTTCGTCGCCGACGCCGACGGCCAGCATCCGCGTGCGATCACCGCCAGCACCGGCGAACAGCTGCCGGACGTGGCCTTCGGCGACTACGAGCAGTTCCAGTTCAAGGGCTGGAACGACGAGACCGTGCACGGCTACGTGGTCAAGCCGTGGAACTACCAGGAGGGCAAGACCTACCCGGTGGCGTTCCTGATCCACGGCGGGCCGCAGGGCAGCTTCGGCAACGGCTGGGGTTACCGTTGGAACCCGCAGACCTACGCGGGCCAGGGCTACGCGGTGGTGATGATCGACTTCCACGGGTCCACCGGCTACGGCCAGGCGTTCACCGACGCGATCAGCCGGCACTGGGGCGACCGTCCGCTGGAAGACCTGCAGAAGGGCTGGGCCGCGGCGCAGCAGCGGTACACGTTCCTCGACGGCGACAAGGCCTGCGCGCTCGGCGCCAGCTACGGTGGCTACATGGTGTACTGGATGGCCGGCAACTGGAACCAACCGTGGAAGTGCCTGGTCGACCACGACGGCGTGTTCGACAACCGCATGATGGGTTACGCCACCGAGGAACTGTGGTTCAGCGAGTGGGAGAACGGCGGCACGCCGTGGCAGAACCCGGCCGGCTACGAGACGTTCAACCCGGTGCTGCACGTGGACAAATGGAAGGTGCCGATGCTGGTGATCCACGGCCAGCAGGATTTCCGCATCCCGGTGGAGCAGGGCCTGGCCGCGTTCAGCGCGCTGCAGCGCAAGGGCATCGCCTCCAAGTTCCTGTACTTCCCGGACGAGAACCACTGGGTGCTGAAGCCGCAGAACAGCATCCTCTGGCACGACACGGTCAATGGCTGGCTGAAGCAGCATATCGGGCAGTAG
- a CDS encoding DUF819 domain-containing protein, giving the protein MIHNDIVIFGLIAATLGAVFWTAARPRGFWKRFYGVVPALLLCYLIPGIYNTVGLIDGQHNRLYDPVARDVLLPAALVLLTLTIDLKGILHLGPKLVAMYLGASFSIMLGAVVAFQLMQWLHPATVAGDTWAGMAALAGSWIGGGANMLAMREVFDVDATTFGQFAVVDVGVGYVWMALLIFLAPRAAAIDAHSGADTRGIDDLKQRIAQFQAQHERVASLTDLMLIVGIAFGAVGLAHAIAAPTAAWFDANVGWARQFSLGSPFVWVVVLSTAIGLLLSFTRARTLEGAGASRIGALLLYFLIACIGMQMDLLALFNRPWIFLLGLIWLCVHILLLLALGKLLRVPFFYFAIGSQSNVGGPASAPVVAAAFHPALAPVGVLLGTMGYATGTYLAYLVGITLRAMAGAG; this is encoded by the coding sequence ATGATCCACAACGACATCGTCATCTTCGGCCTGATCGCCGCCACGCTCGGGGCGGTGTTCTGGACCGCGGCGCGGCCGCGCGGGTTCTGGAAACGCTTCTACGGCGTGGTACCGGCGCTGCTGCTGTGCTACCTGATTCCCGGCATCTACAACACCGTCGGCCTGATCGACGGGCAGCACAACCGCCTGTACGACCCGGTCGCGCGCGACGTGCTGCTGCCGGCGGCGCTGGTGCTGCTGACGCTCACCATTGACCTGAAAGGCATCCTGCACCTGGGCCCCAAGCTGGTGGCGATGTACCTGGGCGCCTCCTTCAGCATCATGCTCGGCGCGGTGGTCGCGTTCCAGCTGATGCAGTGGTTGCACCCGGCCACCGTGGCCGGCGATACCTGGGCCGGCATGGCCGCACTGGCCGGCAGCTGGATCGGCGGCGGCGCCAACATGCTGGCGATGCGCGAGGTGTTCGACGTCGATGCCACCACCTTTGGCCAGTTCGCGGTGGTCGATGTCGGCGTCGGCTACGTGTGGATGGCGTTGCTGATCTTCCTCGCCCCGCGCGCGGCGGCGATCGATGCGCACAGCGGCGCCGACACCCGCGGCATCGACGACCTGAAGCAGCGCATCGCACAGTTCCAGGCCCAACACGAACGCGTGGCCAGCCTGACCGACCTGATGCTGATCGTCGGCATCGCGTTCGGCGCGGTCGGCCTGGCGCATGCGATCGCGGCGCCGACCGCGGCATGGTTCGACGCCAACGTCGGCTGGGCCAGGCAGTTCAGCCTCGGCTCGCCGTTCGTGTGGGTGGTGGTGCTGTCCACCGCGATCGGCCTGCTCCTGAGTTTCACCCGCGCACGCACGCTGGAAGGCGCGGGTGCCTCGCGCATCGGCGCGCTGCTGCTGTATTTCCTGATCGCCTGCATCGGCATGCAGATGGACCTGCTGGCGCTGTTCAACCGGCCGTGGATCTTCCTGCTCGGGCTGATCTGGCTGTGCGTGCACATCCTGCTGTTGCTGGCGTTGGGCAAGCTGCTGCGGGTGCCGTTCTTCTATTTCGCGATCGGCTCGCAGAGCAACGTCGGCGGCCCGGCCTCGGCGCCGGTGGTGGCGGCCGCGTTCCATCCGGCGCTGGCGCCGGTCGGCGTGTTGCTGGGCACGATGGGCTATGCCACCGGCACCTATCTGGCGTACCTGGTCGGGATCACCTTGCGCGCAATGGCGGGTGCGGGCTGA